GGCATACCACGGGTAATAAACAATTCGAGGACTTCTGGGCGATTAGCCTTGAGAGCCTCTAACCAAGCTTCTTGACGTATTTCTTCATCTACACCACTATCGAGCAGTAAACCGACAATTGCGGCGTAATTTTGGCTTATCGCTACAGATAAAGCCGTATCTCCATCCCGATCTCGCATATTGACCCGAGCGCCGGCGATTAATAACTGTTCTGCGATCGCTGTATGACCCTTATAAGTGGCAATCATTAGTGCGGGTGTACCATCTTGGTTGACCTGATTGATATTAGCACCAGAGGCGATTAGTTGAGCGAGTATTTCACCGTGATTGAGGGCAGCCGCTAACATGAGGGGGGTTAAACCTTGAGGTTGTTTACTTTTGTTGATATCAGCCCCAAATTCTCGTAAAATTGCTACAATTTCCCTATGACCCCCCTGCACCGCATAGATTAAAGCCGTAGTATTTTGGGCATCAGTGGCGTTGACATTTGCCCCCTGACTCAGTAAAGCTTGAACCCGCGCGAGATTGCCCTGACGCGTCGCTTGCATTAACAAGATATCCCAATTAGAAGCCATTAACAGTGACCGATCGGCAGAAAGTATTTTTTCTATTATCGATCTTTATAGGCAGGTAAACGGACAGAAAAGCTACTACCCCGTTCTAATTCTGAGGTGACGGCAATAGTTCCCCCATGAGCATCGATAATGCGACGGGAGAGATAAAGTCCTAAACCATTGGTGGAACTTTCTGGGGGACCAGAGTGCAGGCGCTCGAAAATCCTGGGTAGTTCTTCTGCTGCAATGCCTATACCAGTATCCTCGACGACAATGGTGACAAAATTATCTTCCTCTGTAGCGGGGATAAGATGAATTTTCACGTCACCCTCTTGGGTAAATTTAATTGCATTGCCGATGAGATTGGTAAAAACGCGCCGCAGTTCTAAGCGATCGCCAATTAGGGAAACTTCTCCAGTATTTTCGGCATTTAAGCTTAATTCTAGTCCTTTTTCTCGGGCAAGGGGAGCTAACTCCTGACACACTTCTTCGAGAATATCGACAATCTTTAATTTAGTCAAATTCAGTTTTTTTTCACCGTTTTCATGAAAATAAACTTCCAAAAGATTATTAACCATTTCCAAGAGATTCTTATTACTGCGAATAATCACCTGAATGGCTCGAATCATTTCGCCAGTAATTTCACCGTATAAACCTTCTTGAAATAGTTCTAACATCCGATTAGCCGACATTAAGGGAGTTCGCAAATCGTGGGTTATCCTCGAAATAAAATCTTCTTTTTGTTTAGCTAATTGCTCTTTTTGTTGTTTGGCAGTCGCCGCTTCTTTTTCCGCTTCATAGAGGCGTAGGGCGTTTTGGAGCGCTTGATTTAAGCGCAAGGGAGAAAGACGAAATTTATTCAGGTAATCCCAAGCACCGGCTTTCATCAGATCGACGGCAATTTCTTCGTCTCCGTGACCGGTTAAGACAATTAGGGGTGTTTTAACTCCCTGTTGCCGAATTTCCCTCACCAAAGTCAAACCATCTCGATCGGGTAGACGATAATCGATAAATATACAGTCAAAAAGATCATTGAAAATCAGTTCTTTAGCATCTTGATAGTTAGTGGCTTCTGTTATTTGTATTTCCACCTCCGATGCTCTTAAGAATCGGCGCACGGCCATCCGATCCACTTCATCATCATCAATAATTAGAATCCTTAACTGGTTTGACATCGCCAATTTAAATCTGAATTGGATTACTAAGTAAGTGGGTTCAATTAAATTGAAGATAAATTTTGTCTTTGATCGCCCCAACTTCCCCCTTAATAAGGGCGGAGTTATGGGCGGGGGTATCTGACAATTTTTAACACCCACCTACTTGGGCTATTATGTATAATACACTACCAGTAATCGGGTTCGGTAGTCAAGACATTTTCCAGATGGATTGTGACAGCGTTTTTCCTAAAGGTGAAGTGCAACCTAATTTGCCGATGACGAACGAATCCTGACGACTGGCTCCCCCAAAAGGAAAGGTTATACTAAATCTGGTTATTAAAAACTGATTATCTATTGCTCCTTTTGCCGTTCGGCTGAGCTCACGGCCGAAGCCTCTTGCCTTTTGCCTTTTGCCTGTCCTGATATGTAGCCTATACTCAACGGATTTAGTATTAGATATGTGTAATTAATTTTGTCTAGCTACTTATAATCGGAAAAAATACTTAAACAAAACGGCAATGCTTCAACAGAGCGCTTTCCAGTCGGGAATGATATTCTTTTTCGCCGATAGTATAGGCCCCAAATCTAGCCAGATGGGGGTTTTGCATTTGGGCATCAAATAGACAGAAATTCCTTTCTCTGAGATGTTCAACTAACTTGACCATGGCAACCTTAGAACCATCGGGAATTTTATAAAACATCGATTCCCCGATAAAAACCCCGCCAATGGCTAAACCTAAAATCCCCCCCGCTAATCGATCCCCTTGCCAAGTCTCGAAACTGTGGGCCCAACCGGCTTGGTGTAATTGCCGATAGATTTGCATTAACTCTGGGGAAATCCAAGTCAGGGAGCGATCGGCACAACCGGCACAAACCCCAGCAAAATCGCGGTTAATAGCCACCGTAAAGCGATTTTGATTCAAAACTCGTTTTAGGGACTGGGGATACCTAAAACGCTGATCGAGAGGGATAAGAGCGCGATTTTTACTAGAATACCAATCCAGTCTGCCCCCCTCATCGGCCATGAGAAAGTAACCGCGTGCGTATCCTTGTATAATAGAGGCGGTATCCACGACTCCCCCCAAGAATTCAGTTTCGTAGCCTGATCATTCTCTAATTATGCCTGATCATCCCCCACCAATTCCGCCGATTACTTTACCACCGATCGAAAATCCCCAACAGGAACAAACTTGGCTGCGCACGGCTTTACATCGTTGGTTAGATGCAGAATTTATTCCCGAAGCTATTAATGAAACTATCGCTGAACGCGCTAGTCAGATTTTTCTGCGTCAGCGTTTGGAAGGAGAAAACGATCTCGGTAGCTTGGTGATTGCGATTGTTACCGAGATGCAGGCTTTTGATTTTCGCGAAAGTTTTTATAGTGAATTTGCCATCGCTAACGCTGTCAGTGATTTAATTTTAGATAGTTTAGGGATCGATCGCTGTTGTGGCCAAAGTTAGACAGTTTTTCTCCGCTATTGGAGTTTAATTTCTATTAGCTGCTCTGCTAATTTTTCTGTGCGAATGGGGTACTGCTCATTTAAGAAGTTAACAAAATCTTCTTCGGGATGTGCCACGACGATATTACTATAGTTTTGGGCTAATTCCTTTCTGTCCAGAGACTATACTGGGTGGTATTTTGAGCCACAAGCATCTGAAAGGGAGAAACAGCGAATAAAGCGATCGCTATCCAGCCCGTTAGGGAGGAATCGAACAATTCTAGGCATAACCAATAAAGGCAAGGAATGACTAAGATGCTTAAGAAAATCGAGAAAGTTCTGGCCGAATTTTCGATGGGGATTAACTGCATCCAGAAGCGCGCTAACAAATGGTATAGGGGAGGATGTTCTGGATTCCCCATCATAGAGCGCAAGGCATCGGATAGAGAGCGTTCGGAATGAGGATGTTGAAAATATTGTAGGTCTTTCCTGTCAATAATTTCACCGTTGAAAGCCTGCTCCCGCACATCTTGAGTCGTGTATCCCGAAAAACGCATGATACTTCTAACTTCATCGGCACTATAGACTTTTTGATCTATATGAAAAAACCGCAATCCGATACCGATTACTAAAATAGTGATAATCAAAAACTTTCCGAAATTAGCAGCCGATTGATCAGGTAAATATTTTTTCTGGTCTATCATAAGTTGATTTGTCCGTAGGTCATCAATCAACAAGAATTAATTGATAGTTGTTTTAAAAGTTTAATTAATTTCCAGCCCAGCGATCTCAGCGATTGTATAGGCTGGTCTGCCCTTAACTTCTTCGTAAATTCGCCCGATGTATTCCCCTAATATGCCAATACTGATCAATTGTACTGAACCCAAGAAAAACACAGCGATCAAGATAGTAGCTAAACCGGTAACGGGAGAGTCGGGTTGCTGTAAGCGCCAGTAGAGAACCAGTAAAGCCATCAACAGGGCAATTAAAGCGGAAAATAAGCCCAAATAAGTGGAAAGACGCAGGGGAATCTTAGAAAAAGACACCAAGCTATTAATCGCTAAAGCTAGGGATTTTTTAAAAGTGTACTTGACTTCACCGGCAAACCGGGGATCCCGCTCAAATTTAACAGCAGTTTGTCGGAAACCAATCCAAGCGCGCAAACCGCGAATATAACGATTCCGTTCTGGCATAGAATTTAATAGGTCCACTACCTGACGATCCATCAGACAAAAATCCCCCGTGTCCGCAGGGATATCCACGTCGGCTAATTGTCGCAGCAATCTATAGAAAACGTAGGCAGTCAGGCGTTTAAACCAACTTTCTTTTTTCCGTTTTGTTCTCTGGGCGTAAACCACATGATAACCTGCTTGCCAAGACTCGATCATTTTGGGAATCAATTCCGGTGGATCTTGCAAGTCGGCATCGAGGACAACAATAACTTGACCCCTAGCGAAATTGAGTCCTGCTGTTACTGCTGCCTGATGGCCAAAGTTGCGAGCAAAGCTAATATAACAGACCCTAGCATCTCTTTCCTGTAGTTCCCGCATTAATTTTAAGGATCGGTCCCCACTGCCATCATTAATCAGAATCAGTTCCACAGAATCATCTAAACTATCCATGACGGCACTGACACGACGATAGAGTTCTGGAATGGTTTCTTCCTCGTTATAAATCGGAATAATTAGCGAATATTTCGGCATTTTCGAGAGGTTGAACGGACAAAAGCCGTGTTTTTATGGCGGCCGCTACGCTAAATATTCTGCCAAAGTATCGCTTTTGTCAACTTAATAGATTACTGCTAAGCTGCATTGCATTTAAACTGCAAGCCATGAAAGGGAGGCTGATTTCTTGGTCAGCAGCAATAATCAAGCTGATTGCGATCGCTAACGCCGCCAGGGATTTAATTTTAAATAGTTTCGGCAGCGATCGCTATTGTCGCCAAAGTTAGACGGTTTTTCTCTGCTATTGGATTAAATGGCCAAAGAATGATCGAGGGTTGCTTGCCGACGCAAACAATTCCAGTAGGCTGCATAGAGATCCGTCTGTTGACTGTGCAGGGAAGCGATCGCAGGAGCGGCAGGAAAAGGCCAGAGACGATCAAAAACCACTTCTCGATGAGCCAGACGAAACTGTAGCAAATAAACAGAAGAAGGAGCCTGTAAATTATCCATTAATTGCGCTGCCAGCCGATGCAAAGACTTAAGACTCTCTCTTTCCAGACTAATCGGTTGACTGTAGGCGTTGGGGATCATGCCCTCCCCGATCACCTCCCCGTATTCTAAACCCTTAGATGTCACCGTGATCGGCAACCAAAGATCCCCAAAGGAAGAATCTCCCTGACTGGTTTTATAGTGCAGGGTATGGGAAACCCAAGCGCGTCTTTCCTCGATATCCCGACAAGCTTGATAAACTTTTTTACCCGGAAAACTCACCCAATTAGGCAATTGAATTGTTAAGGGACACCAGATTAAATTATTTTGGCTAGTTTTAGCCGACTCTATTTTTGACCACAAAGAAGCCGTACCCGTCACCTCCACCACCAAGGATTTAGGAACCGCGTTTTTTAGGGCAATCACCATCTTTTCGGTAACGGGCGATAGCCGAGACATCTGACCACTGGCTTGAGCTTCGGCATTAACGAGAATGATAACTTTGTCCATTTCTTGTTGTGGGTTGGGTGAACTTGAACGAGCAGCGGTGAGGTTGGTTAAGAGTGGGAACTGACTGGGGTTCAATGCTTCTGTAGTCGCCATGGCAAAAGCTATTTCTCTGGATTTTAGCGGATTATACAGGAGCGCAACTGTTTTTTACAGATTTTTTCAAAAACAACCATCTTCGAGGCGGGATTTTTCTTCTCCCCCTCATAGAATACCCTAAGTAATCAGTGATCAGTAATCAGTGATCGGTGAACTGAAAACTCAACTCTGAATAACTGCTAACTGATCACTGAAATTACTCGTCTTCGGCGAAAATAAAGCGAGTTAGTTCACTAGGATCGGGTTCGGGGCTAGATTCGGCAAATTTAACCGCTTCCTCGATGTCAGCTTGAATTTTCTGCTCGATTTCTTTTAATTCCTCTCTCGTGGCCAGATCTCGCTCGTAGAGGTAGGCGGCAAAGCGAGTGATCGGATCTCTTTCGCCCCAGAATTGTTTCTCGTCAGCACTGCGTAACTCGTCCGGATCTGCTAGAGAGTGACCCCGGAAACGATAGGTTAAGGCCTCAATTAAAGTCGGCCCCTCACCGGCGCGGGCGCGGGCCACGGCCTCTCTGGCGGCGGCATGAACGGCGACCACATCCATACCGTCCACTTCCACACCGACCATACTAAAAACACTGGCTTTTTTATAGATTTCCGGTTGAGAAGTGGCTCGATCGTGGGCCATACCGATCGCCCACTTATTATTTTCCACCACATAGATAATCGGTAACTTCCAGAGGGCGGCCATATTCAGACACTCAAAAAACTGGCCATTATTACTCGCCCCGTCCCCAAAGAAACAGACCGTTACCTGATCGGCACCGGCATCAGCCATGGCTTCGCGACGGTATTTACTTTGAAAAGCCGCTCCGGTAGCGACGGGAATCCCTTCGGCCACAAAAGCGTAACCCCCTAAAAGCTTATGTTCGGCGGAAAACATATGCATGGAGCCGCCCCGTCCTTTACTACAGCCAGTAGCTTTGCCGAATAACTCCGCCATTACCTCTTTAGCGGGAACTCCGGCACTGAGGGCGTGGACGTGATCGCGATAGGTGCTAGAAACGTAATCTTCTCCCTGACGCAAGGCTTTAATAATACCGCTAGATATCGCTTCTTGACCGTTGTAGAGGTGGACAAAACCGAACATTTTGCCCCGATAATACATTTCGGCACATTTATCTTCAAACATCCGCCCCAAAACCATATCCTCGTATAGGCGAAGACCTTCAGCTTTGGTAATAATGATGGAAGCAGGATTAAAGGTTGGTAAAGTACGTTCGGAAATCATAGGGTCTGTAGTATCATTTAGACAACAAAAAAGCAAGGGGAGAGGAAGCAGTAGATTTTTCGAGAATTCTGGCAGTGAATTTTTTGGTCTTAAACCAAGGGGTTCTTGGTATTTTCTCTCTCAAATCTAATCTTAGTCAGTCAGAGATTGGCTAGGATAAGATGGTATCTTGTTATTTTACTCGCTCCGCTCTCACTTACATCATTTAATTCACTAAGGACTCTCCAGAGTTGAGGTACAGCTAACCGTGCGCATTCCTCTCGACTACTACAGGATATTGGGAATCCCCTTTCAGGTGAGTGCCGAGCAAATTGATTTGGCCCACGCCGATCGGGGACGGCAATTGCCACGTCAAGAATACAGTCAAACAGCGATCATCGCCCGTCAGCACTTGTTAGATGAAGCTTACCAAGTGTTAAGTGAGCCAGATCGCCGTCGTGATTACGATGCCCAATTTTTTGACCCCAATCCCTTGCTTCTCAACCCGGAAAGCAGCACCGAAAACCTAGATTCTCACGGGGGGGAGGTGGCCGCCGCTTCGCCAGAATATCTCACTCCCCAGATTACCATTGCTCCCGCCGATCTGGTGGGAGCTTTACTCATCCTGCAAGAGTTGGGAGAGTACGAGTTAGTGATTCGTTTGGCCGAAACTTATCTAGATTCAGAGCCAACTACTCGCCCAGATATGATCTTAACCCTGGCTTTGGCCTACGGGGAATTAAGTCGGGAATATTGGCAGGATAAAAATTATGAACAGGCGGCCAGCACCGCGGCCAAAGCCCTGACTTGGTTGGAACAAGA
This portion of the Microcystis aeruginosa NIES-2549 genome encodes:
- a CDS encoding hybrid sensor histidine kinase/response regulator, coding for MSNQLRILIIDDDEVDRMAVRRFLRASEVEIQITEATNYQDAKELIFNDLFDCIFIDYRLPDRDGLTLVREIRQQGVKTPLIVLTGHGDEEIAVDLMKAGAWDYLNKFRLSPLRLNQALQNALRLYEAEKEAATAKQQKEQLAKQKEDFISRITHDLRTPLMSANRMLELFQEGLYGEITGEMIRAIQVIIRSNKNLLEMVNNLLEVYFHENGEKKLNLTKLKIVDILEEVCQELAPLAREKGLELSLNAENTGEVSLIGDRLELRRVFTNLIGNAIKFTQEGDVKIHLIPATEEDNFVTIVVEDTGIGIAAEELPRIFERLHSGPPESSTNGLGLYLSRRIIDAHGGTIAVTSELERGSSFSVRLPAYKDR
- the aat gene encoding leucyl/phenylalanyl-tRNA--protein transferase is translated as MGGVVDTASIIQGYARGYFLMADEGGRLDWYSSKNRALIPLDQRFRYPQSLKRVLNQNRFTVAINRDFAGVCAGCADRSLTWISPELMQIYRQLHQAGWAHSFETWQGDRLAGGILGLAIGGVFIGESMFYKIPDGSKVAMVKLVEHLRERNFCLFDAQMQNPHLARFGAYTIGEKEYHSRLESALLKHCRFV
- a CDS encoding glycosyltransferase family 39 protein produces the protein MIDQKKYLPDQSAANFGKFLIITILVIGIGLRFFHIDQKVYSADEVRSIMRFSGYTTQDVREQAFNGEIIDRKDLQYFQHPHSERSLSDALRSMMGNPEHPPLYHLLARFWMQLIPIENSARTFSIFLSILVIPCLYWLCLELFDSSLTGWIAIALFAVSPFQMLVAQNTTQYSLWTERN
- a CDS encoding glycosyltransferase family 2 protein — protein: MPKYSLIIPIYNEEETIPELYRRVSAVMDSLDDSVELILINDGSGDRSLKLMRELQERDARVCYISFARNFGHQAAVTAGLNFARGQVIVVLDADLQDPPELIPKMIESWQAGYHVVYAQRTKRKKESWFKRLTAYVFYRLLRQLADVDIPADTGDFCLMDRQVVDLLNSMPERNRYIRGLRAWIGFRQTAVKFERDPRFAGEVKYTFKKSLALAINSLVSFSKIPLRLSTYLGLFSALIALLMALLVLYWRLQQPDSPVTGLATILIAVFFLGSVQLISIGILGEYIGRIYEEVKGRPAYTIAEIAGLEIN
- the pdhA gene encoding pyruvate dehydrogenase (acetyl-transferring) E1 component subunit alpha, yielding MISERTLPTFNPASIIITKAEGLRLYEDMVLGRMFEDKCAEMYYRGKMFGFVHLYNGQEAISSGIIKALRQGEDYVSSTYRDHVHALSAGVPAKEVMAELFGKATGCSKGRGGSMHMFSAEHKLLGGYAFVAEGIPVATGAAFQSKYRREAMADAGADQVTVCFFGDGASNNGQFFECLNMAALWKLPIIYVVENNKWAIGMAHDRATSQPEIYKKASVFSMVGVEVDGMDVVAVHAAAREAVARARAGEGPTLIEALTYRFRGHSLADPDELRSADEKQFWGERDPITRFAAYLYERDLATREELKEIEQKIQADIEEAVKFAESSPEPDPSELTRFIFAEDE